The Bactrocera dorsalis isolate Fly_Bdor chromosome 3, ASM2337382v1, whole genome shotgun sequence genomic interval CTGTCGAAAAATAGGTGTAATCGCTAAATTATAGTCTAAATCAAAATTGCAGATCTATTGTCTattgaaatgttaaaataataaagtcaaCAAAGCTAAGCTAAGCTTACCCTACACTTACATGCTAATAAAGCActttaaacttttcaatttttacgcTTCTTAATTATAGTTATGGTAATCATAATAAtattagaataataaaaattataatggaagtgataataataataataattaaaattataataataataattaaaattataataataataattaaaattataataataattaaaattatagtaaTAGTAGTAATAAATACATTGTAGCAAATTTTTAACAGCGTAAATGCAGGTCTGAGACTACGTCCACACAGCGGTCGGAATGAGTCCCTCTTTGCTGGTGCCAGGCGGTTTTAGCACCTCTTTGTTGAGGAAGTCCAATGGCAGGTTGACTAGGAAACCCTGCATAAATGGGAAAACATATGATTAAGCAGTGctatacgtatttatatataaatatagactTTAGTTGCTAATTAGAAACTTATTCGATATGATATTTTTTCCCGTACGCGAAAAAATAACTAAGTGCATATCATACTCCAAAAGTCATATTTAATTCATATGATTACTTCTAATATTTCGAAAATCCGTCACTTCCTCTCACCTGTATATTCGCCACCCGCTTCATAGCCATTTCCGGATCGGACTTACATAGCGGCGGTTCCTCCTGATATTTTCGCAAATCTGCATACGATTTCACCTTATCAGTTGGCAGACATTTGAAGATCTCTTCGTACAGCTCAGTATTGCGTGTTGCCGTGCGTCGCCACATACCATTCCAAAACTGATCGATCACCGGGTCCGTGACATCGATTGGCATACGCTCCGCGTCTGGATCGAGTAAACCTAAATGCTCTTTAAATAGAAATTTGCGCAGGCGTCCAGCGAACACGCCGCTTGGATACTTTTTGCCATTCATGCGTCCATCTTCGAACTCTTCGTCGGTTATGATCGCCGCAATTTCCGAGTCACGTTTGCCGATCATGGAACGGTCGTTGATATTCGCCGAACCACATATAACAACACGATCGTCTGCAATCAAGAGcttggagtggacataaatcagCTCGGTGATGGGATTATTGTTGAGCTGTGAGTTTGTGCGTAGACTGTGGAAGGAGATATATTCACCGGGATCCTTTATGCCGACCTCCTGCAGGCGTGTGAGTATGCCAGAGCGACCGCTGTAACAATTTAAGAATAAGTAACTTAAAAGCGggaaaatataattgaattacCGTGATATCGATGCGTAGTTCCAATGCGTGATGGCGCGCACCGCATTGCCAGTGCTACCGCCAACATCGCCCTCAAACCCAGGCAGTAGCGGTATGATCACAAATACACGGAACGTCTTGCGCTCTCTAtacacaagaaaaaattaattttagggTTAGGTCGTTGGTTAAAACTTTCCACGCCATTCATACTCACTTATGCGCGCGCACGATACGCTTGAAGAGCGTTTCACCAATCTGATTGCGCACATTGCCGTACGCGCCCGTCGCGCCCAACTGCATTGTGATGAAGAATTGATTTTCGATGTAGATGAAATGCTGCGCCTTCGTTATTGTCTGTATGTAAGCGTCATGTATACTCTGCTCAACCAAATCCTGTTCGATGAAACCGCAGCTCCATGAAGAAGCGCTGCGCAGCAGCTGACACGTAACACGATTCTGCCGCTTTAAGGTTATATTTGGATTCAGCCTAATGTTGTTGTAACtctttggcattaaatatgGAAAGTTGGCGTTATCGCGCATCTTCTCCAGCTTCACAGCATTCCAGCGCTGTATGAAGTGACGCGCCACATCGCGCGCCGCTGCACCCACTAAACACACGCCCACATCATGCCAGGGCATACGTGGTGTTGACGAGCGATCTATGATATCGACAAGCGGCGCATCTAAGTTCATCCAGTCTTTGAGTATGAAGTTGGAGTAATCCTTGCCGAACCAATACTTGGCTTGACCATAGTAATCGTTCAGGATTTGCGTTTGGAACGGCGTGGGATCCTCTAGACCACCCAACCGTCCAGTTTCCACCTCATCAATGGTGAATACAAGCTGTTTGGGATCTTTCAGCACATCAGGCGACTTATCACCCGCGCCGCGCTCATGTTCGGTCATTGTTAGACGACTCACCAAGTCTTTACCCTTACGCATCGCATTCGTGGTGATTTTCTCCAAAACATTCTTACGCTCCATTTCGGGTGTATTTAATTTCATGCCTTCGATGGCGATTTGTTCGCTTGTGGGCGGTGAAAGCAATTCAGGTATCACAAGTTTATCGCCTGGCGCGAGTGTACGTAGCTCAACCTCTTCAAATTGGTTTTCTTCGATGTTTGCGCTTAATTTTTCGCTTTTCTGTAGGTCGCTATTTACATTCGTACATTTACGTGAGGACTTCTGCGAACCAAAGGCAGAGTCCGCATCGTCCTTAAAGAAACTGCCCAAACGTCGTGTGCTGCCCGAAGCAGAGGCGGTGGATATGCTGCCAAGGTCAGTCAGACGATGTCGATAGTCGTCCCAACGGCCATAACAGAGATCGAGACCACCGATGAAAGCGTAGGTCTGATCGACCACAACAATCTTTTCATGATGAGCCCAGAAGAACACGCCAGCGCGCGCATGATCTGGATGCCGGAGCACCTATGAGCACAAAGCGGAAGAAATATGAgtcattattttctttataggAATGTTTGAGATGTACCCTTATATTCTCGTGTGAAAGCCTCTGTTTGCTGTAGTAACTATTAATGCCCAAAGCCATTTCGACCTCTTTGTAGAGCAGCACGAACACCTTGATGCCCTGCGACTGTAGttgcagagagagagagagagagacataGTGAAAAGTAGAAATTTTGCTTTCAAGATCAACATCCTTACCGCTTTACGATGCAGTATCTTATCCAACCGCCAGTAATCGCCATCCACCGCTGGCCGTTTCATATAAATCTCCGGACTCAACCACCAATCAGCGATGTAGATTTCCTCTTTTGCCTCCTCAAGCGCATCCGCTATGGCACCCATATAAGTAGAACCGTCGACATGCCAACTCGCTTGAATACCAGAACGCACCGGTGCGTAGGACATATGCGGGTTGGGATAGGTAAAGTCGCGCGCATAACTATTTGCGGTCTGCTTGAGGTACTGCATCCACTCTTTGCACTTTCGACGCGTCCAGCACTTGAGTATGATGTGACGATTATTGGTGAGCACCTGCAGACCCTTACGCATGCCGGTCTGATAGATGCCAGTGGAGACGTCGAAACCCTGATCGAACAATATCACAGATCTACAAAATTAGAATGTAAAATGCATCAAACAATAATAGATAATGTTTAAACGTTCAGCTGTTGAGTTGGTACCTAATGACACCATCGGTGGGACGTATGTAGCCGAAGCAGGTCTCCTTGACGAAGAACCAACGATTACGCCATTTGCCGTACAGCACGTCCGAACAAAAGAAGCTGCAGCGCACACAGCACTTCTGCTGAAAACAACCGAAGAAGTTGCAACCCGCTTGCCCTGGACGCGTGGAGCCGGTACGCTTTTGTATAGCGCCCTCCTTACCCTTGATGCCGAGGCCGGATACAAAGGAGACATTTGAGACTTCAACGAAGTTCAGCTGTTGGAAAGCGAAGGTAATTTTAGTAATATGAGATTCAAGAACTTGGATAACCGGAAGCTTTTAGGGCTTTTCAACTCACCGTTTCGTGGTGATTTCGATACAAGCTGATGTTCAGTAGGTTGTACAGATAATCCTCCAATTGCTTGATACGCGTGGGCAGTGACTCGACAGTTATAAGCGATTCTGGTCGATTGGGGAAACGTGGCAGCTTTCTCTCCTTCTTCTTTCTCTTGCCCGTTATACCCAGATTTGACAGCGGACTATTGCTGGTGCTCGCCAAGACCATTGTACTGATGGCATTACTGTTACCGTTACTTTGCACTTTCTGACTCGTCTCACAGATCGTTGTTTGCGTCTGTGACAGCTGCATGGACTTCAGACGCGCCTCATCAGCCATTTGTATGGCTGCCTTTTTAATTGTGGCACGTTTCTCCTTGTGACTGCGCATCGGGAACGGAATGTTCAGTGAGGTGCGGAAGAAACTCAGCTGCTGATGCAGCGAATTGAAATGCTTGTAGCGACGCTTGATGGTCCACGTGAAGGGTCCATGCGTCAGTTCGATGGTATACCTACATCGGCAGAAAAGGAAGACACaccttacaaactgaacaataatTCAAAAAGTATTAATGAACTCACAAATTTGGATTCAATAAGTGCGTCGTCACACTGCGTTCGTTGTCGATTATGCGCACCTGTATCTCCATGCCGGGTATGAATACTTTCCGCTGAAATGAATTGAATTTCATGCTCGGTCCATATATGGAGCTGTATGGTATCTCTGAAGGTTGCCCTGTGTATGCACCAGCACCTTCCTCCTCATCGTCATCGTCGTCGGTGTCTTTGCGCTGTACCAGCACCGGCTTATCGCCGACATTCGACAATATCGTCACGGAATCGGGAAACGCCAGCGTCTCGTCATATTCCGAATCGACGAGCGAGAACTGAAAATCAGGCACACAACGTGTAACCTTCTCCTCGTCATCTTCCTCCGCCAACTCCTCGGGTGTGTATTCTCTACTCTCACCGTCAATGCTATCGGTGGCGTTGACTACGTAGGCACGTGGTTGGTGGGAATCGATATTGCTGGTCATCGTAATTGCGCCACCGCCGTCGAACTGTGAATAGAGATGTGGATAGTCTAGCTCATCATCGACGAGCGCAGGATTCGCAAGACCCGTCTCACGATCGATGAATTCGTCTGTGTAGAAAAAGAAACGAGAGAGAGGAGTAGGTAAATGAAGAATCAAATTAAGGCGTAATCTTCAAGGTATCAGTACGTTAACTGCCATAACCTTGAGTAGAAGAAAACTTCTGTTAGATAATGGTATGTCTTACTTTCGATTCCGACTACAGAAAAGTCTGAAATACATAATAAGTCTCTGTTTAACCTAAATATATTGCTTTGAGGATCCTCTAGTCTccgattttttcccaaaaaagtaAGGCTAACTGTATTTATATCTATTATTAGCTTAAACTGAGtagatttttgcaaatatagTAAGTAAGTGATATTTCTGACCTATGCAATTCTTGTACCTAATCAAGATCATCTATTCTCCGACTAAAAGTTCTCAACTATCTCTGGAGATTTATGCTAAGCGATGGTATGGttatatgattttgtttctcTTCAGGACGAATCTAGAGAGCTATTACCCTCGAAGATATTGGATTTTTATCGCTCGGGCTGTTCACTTGAGTCCAGCAGATGCTATGCCTACTTCAGCACTGTGGAATTTATGGATATAGAGACATATTTTTCATGatgattaggttaggttaagtaaaCAGACTTACATTGTCGAGCCCACGAATAATCCCACTTGGAATACTAGAGACGTTTGTCCGTTGTAATTACCAGAGCTTCTAACTACGGATCAAAGGGACCGTCATATATCTGCCAAGCGCGTGGGCCCAGTCACAATTGAAAGAGCTTTCAAATACCAAGTCGCCGGGTTCGTAGTAAGTATGGCAATTAAAATGCTTGTCCGTAGTCATGCCTAGAACTCGTAAGTACGGATTAAAAGGACCGTCGTATATCTGCAAATGGCTAATATCAACTTCAGCCGAGTAGCCGATTTCGTAGTAAGTATGGCTGCCAAGATGCTTCCATCTTAGTCCGCGAAAGCTGGACAGTGCAGGATAAAGTGTCTAGATGAACTTCAGCCGAGTAGCCGAGTTCGTAGTAAGTATGGCAGCCAAGATGCTTCCATCTTAGTCCGCGAAGCTGGACAGTGTAGTATAAAGTGTCTAGATGTTTACACTTCATCTTCCGTTAGCAACTTTTACGAATTGCGACCTCCAAATTATGTGGACTCTCGCATGAATGCCAATGGGACATTGGACTTTATTATTCCATGGACTTTTTGCGCTTCACTTTGGACCGGAGGGCTGTCGCAACGCCAAAAGTACAGGTACTTTGGTACTGACTAAAGCTTACTGAGCTCGCGCGGACCAATAGATCCAGCGTCAAAGTGCACGAGGCCACCAGTGGAACAGCTGATGTTGAATCAATATAGACAGATTGCGGGCTTTGAAAAGCTCGCTTAAGTCGGGCGTCGAAACTGGCAACGACTTCGGAGAACAAAAAGAATATCTGTCTCCTGAAAGTACTTGACAGTGTTCATTAGTCATGTCTCGAAATTTGTATGATTAAGCCCACTAGAGTAAAAAACTTACGCTACTTCTTGGTACACCCTGTAAATTTGATTGCATTTTCTAATCAGTAATAGGCATGAGGACCCATAATCCATTTAATTGAAACAATTGACCCTGAAAACCATTTTCACAGTACAACCAACTTTTTCGAAACGACGCTTCCCACGAGAAGAATAACAAGAAAACAATCTAACTCGGCGCATCTTGCCAGCAGTAAAGCTGAAAGCTTAATCACCATAAAGCTAGTTGAACGCTAGAACGGAACTAGTTAATACTGAAAGCACGAACATAAGTGAGCCGACGAGCATTTACTGGacatacacatatgtttgtaagtgtGTAAGTAAAGAATATAGAGTCCGCTATGCCCCAACTATTATGCTGTGGCAGCGAAATTCaacttcaaaataaattaaaacggcTGGCTGATCTAATCACGCGCATCGTAAAATTTCGCATGGGAATCTCAAGCGACGCGCAACGCCATATAACTGTGCATTTTTTGCATTGTCGGAAACCGGCGCAAACAGCAAAATGACAACGTTCAATATAAATACGCGCTTAGCTTAGTTTTCCCGAATCAGTGTGAGTGCGGCAGCGAAAGTGATTTGTATTGCGCAATAGTGGGCGGATAAATAGTGCAGAAATCGCGGATCCAAGCAACTTGCGACCatacagttttcaaaaattagagTTTTCCAAACATGAAGTGCGCCATAGCGTTCTTATTACTGGCTGGTATGCTGGCCATAGGCGTCAACGCCGGTAAGTATGCTACACAAGTCTATATAAGCCTTGAACGCCTGGATATTTCTAAATGGTCGCCATCTTCACATTTgcttgtgctgttgttgtagtgtttGTTAAGTAAACAGCAGTAATACCATTTCAAATTGCAGGTAACGAACCGGTTTGCTCATATCGCAATACTCAGGGCGAAACGATATTCCTCAAATATTTGCCGCTACTCAAACAGGGTCAGGATTATGTGGACTTCGGTGTGGATGGCAAGTGTGTGAAGCGCGCTGTATGTtcggaaaatttcaaaaccgaAGTGGAAGAGTGAGTTGAatttgataattaaatattaggtttctttcattaagaaaattttttgttaaaaatagcaTTGGGTCTAAACGTAGCCTGGTCCGTCTGTCAAATCTTTGAATggaaacattttaatttgacgagatatcactCAAAATTTAGTACAGATTGTTGTGCGATGTAGCGCTATAGTTTTCGGagatattgttcaaatcggctcactatagcatatagcagtcATACGAACTGATCGCTCAAAATCAGGTGCTtgtaggaaaatttttttaatgcgtagaggtatattcacgaaatttggcacagattctTTGTAAAGCCGGCAGTACACTTTCCCAAGAAATTTTGCTGATCGGATCATTGTAACTTAtaactaccatacaaactgatcggtcaaaatcaagtccttgtaagaaaaactttttaatttgtgaagatatcctcacgaaattcgGTGCAGATTGTTTTTAACATCGAAGCTACTGTctgcgaagaatttttttagatcggttcattatagcatatagctgtcatacaaactgaccgttcaaaatcaagtccttgtaggaaaaactttttaatgtgaggagctatcttcacgaaatttggcatagattatttttgAAGCCGGAGCTACAATATCTgtgaatattttacaaatcggcccactatagcatatagttgccatacaaactgatcgaccaACATCAACATAAAATctttttgtacacttttatgCTACCATAAATGCAACTATGTAGGGTATTATaccttcggtgcagccgaagttaatgattttgctgttttttttttaattttttcacttctttttcAGTTGCGGCAAGTATCGCGTCACGTGCGGCAACAAAAAGACTTTCAATGGCGTCTTTCCCGGTTGCTGTGTCAAATgctaattgaaaataaacaacaacaaccacaaacaacaaaaaataaacacaaaatgaAATGAAGTTAAACGGATTCACCCAGTGCTTGTGCCACAAATCGACTTTTTTTAACGAATTTactcaaaaaatatacaaacgttactttttactaaaaagctatataaaatattagtacTTGAAGATTatactattttattaaatgtttatttacgaatattaacaacttatacatatatattatgaaaatgttgcacaaaataaataaaaagcatgAATGtttcacagaaaaaaatttattattattattttacacatattttataaaacaaaaaaatattaatatttattttgggtttatattttaaacattttttagtttttatttttttaatatattagtttgattttgttttttttttaatttttatttttgtatttttatttttaatttctttaacttcttatttttttaaattttttatttatttttttttaatttttttgttttgttcaacatttataaaatatacacatattttataaaacaaatatattaaaaatttttttaaatttttatttttaattttttaataattattttttattttttttttttttttttttttaaatttttttattacaattttttattattttcatttaatttttttataattattattgtattattttttcaatttttattttttaatttttttttttaattttttattcttaagttttatttttttcatttatattttataatttaattaacttttggtgtttaatttttatttttaattttttatttttaatattttatttttattttttttaaattttttattttttttttttatttttagcgaatttgtttaattttatattttttattttttttagttttaattttacattattattgTAAGAGTGCAATAGAATGTAATAGAATGTAAGAGAATGCGATGAATGTAATAGAATGAACGACTGCTGTAAGAAGTGTCAATTGTGAATTGGGAATGTCTTGTGTGCTTTG includes:
- the LOC105230153 gene encoding phospholipase D2 isoform X3, coding for MTSNIDSHQPRAYVVNATDSIDGESREYTPEELAEEDDEEKVTRCVPDFQFSLVDSEYDETLAFPDSVTILSNVGDKPVLVQRKDTDDDDDEEEGAGAYTGQPSEIPYSSIYGPSMKFNSFQRKVFIPGMEIQVRIIDNERSVTTHLLNPNLYTIELTHGPFTWTIKRRYKHFNSLHQQLSFFRTSLNIPFPMRSHKEKRATIKKAAIQMADEARLKSMQLSQTQTTICETSQKVQSNGNSNAISTMVLASTSNSPLSNLGITGKRKKKERKLPRFPNRPESLITVESLPTRIKQLEDYLYNLLNISLYRNHHETLNFVEVSNVSFVSGLGIKGKEGAIQKRTGSTRPGQAGCNFFGCFQQKCCVRCSFFCSDVLYGKWRNRWFFVKETCFGYIRPTDGVIRSVILFDQGFDVSTGIYQTGMRKGLQVLTNNRHIILKCWTRRKCKEWMQYLKQTANSYARDFTYPNPHMSYAPVRSGIQASWHVDGSTYMGAIADALEEAKEEIYIADWWLSPEIYMKRPAVDGDYWRLDKILHRKASQGIKVFVLLYKEVEMALGINSYYSKQRLSHENIRVLRHPDHARAGVFFWAHHEKIVVVDQTYAFIGGLDLCYGRWDDYRHRLTDLGSISTASASGSTRRLGSFFKDDADSAFGSQKSSRKCTNVNSDLQKSEKLSANIEENQFEEVELRTLAPGDKLVIPELLSPPTSEQIAIEGMKLNTPEMERKNVLEKITTNAMRKGKDLVSRLTMTEHERGAGDKSPDVLKDPKQLVFTIDEVETGRLGGLEDPTPFQTQILNDYYGQAKYWFGKDYSNFILKDWMNLDAPLVDIIDRSSTPRMPWHDVGVCLVGAAARDVARHFIQRWNAVKLEKMRDNANFPYLMPKSYNNIRLNPNITLKRQNRVTCQLLRSASSWSCGFIEQDLVEQSIHDAYIQTITKAQHFIYIENQFFITMQLGATGAYGNVRNQIGETLFKRIVRAHKERKTFRVFVIIPLLPGFEGDVGGSTGNAVRAITHWNYASISRGRSGILTRLQEVGIKDPGEYISFHSLRTNSQLNNNPITELIYVHSKLLIADDRVVICGSANINDRSMIGKRDSEIAAIITDEEFEDGRMNGKKYPSGVFAGRLRKFLFKEHLGLLDPDAERMPIDVTDPVIDQFWNGMWRRTATRNTELYEEIFKCLPTDKVKSYADLRKYQEEPPLCKSDPEMAMKRVANIQGFLVNLPLDFLNKEVLKPPGTSKEGLIPTAVWT
- the LOC105230154 gene encoding uncharacterized protein LOC105230154, encoding MKCAIAFLLLAGMLAIGVNAGNEPVCSYRNTQGETIFLKYLPLLKQGQDYVDFGVDGKCVKRAVCSENFKTEVEDCGKYRVTCGNKKTFNGVFPGCCVKC
- the LOC105230153 gene encoding phospholipase D2 isoform X1 — protein: MMSAKSEQIDASRMNQLRRHRRSISQLIANIDEFIDRETGLANPALVDDELDYPHLYSQFDGGGAITMTSNIDSHQPRAYVVNATDSIDGESREYTPEELAEEDDEEKVTRCVPDFQFSLVDSEYDETLAFPDSVTILSNVGDKPVLVQRKDTDDDDDEEEGAGAYTGQPSEIPYSSIYGPSMKFNSFQRKVFIPGMEIQVRIIDNERSVTTHLLNPNLYTIELTHGPFTWTIKRRYKHFNSLHQQLSFFRTSLNIPFPMRSHKEKRATIKKAAIQMADEARLKSMQLSQTQTTICETSQKVQSNGNSNAISTMVLASTSNSPLSNLGITGKRKKKERKLPRFPNRPESLITVESLPTRIKQLEDYLYNLLNISLYRNHHETLNFVEVSNVSFVSGLGIKGKEGAIQKRTGSTRPGQAGCNFFGCFQQKCCVRCSFFCSDVLYGKWRNRWFFVKETCFGYIRPTDGVIRSVILFDQGFDVSTGIYQTGMRKGLQVLTNNRHIILKCWTRRKCKEWMQYLKQTANSYARDFTYPNPHMSYAPVRSGIQASWHVDGSTYMGAIADALEEAKEEIYIADWWLSPEIYMKRPAVDGDYWRLDKILHRKASQGIKVFVLLYKEVEMALGINSYYSKQRLSHENIRVLRHPDHARAGVFFWAHHEKIVVVDQTYAFIGGLDLCYGRWDDYRHRLTDLGSISTASASGSTRRLGSFFKDDADSAFGSQKSSRKCTNVNSDLQKSEKLSANIEENQFEEVELRTLAPGDKLVIPELLSPPTSEQIAIEGMKLNTPEMERKNVLEKITTNAMRKGKDLVSRLTMTEHERGAGDKSPDVLKDPKQLVFTIDEVETGRLGGLEDPTPFQTQILNDYYGQAKYWFGKDYSNFILKDWMNLDAPLVDIIDRSSTPRMPWHDVGVCLVGAAARDVARHFIQRWNAVKLEKMRDNANFPYLMPKSYNNIRLNPNITLKRQNRVTCQLLRSASSWSCGFIEQDLVEQSIHDAYIQTITKAQHFIYIENQFFITMQLGATGAYGNVRNQIGETLFKRIVRAHKERKTFRVFVIIPLLPGFEGDVGGSTGNAVRAITHWNYASISRGRSGILTRLQEVGIKDPGEYISFHSLRTNSQLNNNPITELIYVHSKLLIADDRVVICGSANINDRSMIGKRDSEIAAIITDEEFEDGRMNGKKYPSGVFAGRLRKFLFKEHLGLLDPDAERMPIDVTDPVIDQFWNGMWRRTATRNTELYEEIFKCLPTDKVKSYADLRKYQEEPPLCKSDPEMAMKRVANIQGFLVNLPLDFLNKEVLKPPGTSKEGLIPTAVWT
- the LOC105230153 gene encoding phospholipase D2 isoform X2; amino-acid sequence: MSLISYRKRGDEFIDRETGLANPALVDDELDYPHLYSQFDGGGAITMTSNIDSHQPRAYVVNATDSIDGESREYTPEELAEEDDEEKVTRCVPDFQFSLVDSEYDETLAFPDSVTILSNVGDKPVLVQRKDTDDDDDEEEGAGAYTGQPSEIPYSSIYGPSMKFNSFQRKVFIPGMEIQVRIIDNERSVTTHLLNPNLYTIELTHGPFTWTIKRRYKHFNSLHQQLSFFRTSLNIPFPMRSHKEKRATIKKAAIQMADEARLKSMQLSQTQTTICETSQKVQSNGNSNAISTMVLASTSNSPLSNLGITGKRKKKERKLPRFPNRPESLITVESLPTRIKQLEDYLYNLLNISLYRNHHETLNFVEVSNVSFVSGLGIKGKEGAIQKRTGSTRPGQAGCNFFGCFQQKCCVRCSFFCSDVLYGKWRNRWFFVKETCFGYIRPTDGVIRSVILFDQGFDVSTGIYQTGMRKGLQVLTNNRHIILKCWTRRKCKEWMQYLKQTANSYARDFTYPNPHMSYAPVRSGIQASWHVDGSTYMGAIADALEEAKEEIYIADWWLSPEIYMKRPAVDGDYWRLDKILHRKASQGIKVFVLLYKEVEMALGINSYYSKQRLSHENIRVLRHPDHARAGVFFWAHHEKIVVVDQTYAFIGGLDLCYGRWDDYRHRLTDLGSISTASASGSTRRLGSFFKDDADSAFGSQKSSRKCTNVNSDLQKSEKLSANIEENQFEEVELRTLAPGDKLVIPELLSPPTSEQIAIEGMKLNTPEMERKNVLEKITTNAMRKGKDLVSRLTMTEHERGAGDKSPDVLKDPKQLVFTIDEVETGRLGGLEDPTPFQTQILNDYYGQAKYWFGKDYSNFILKDWMNLDAPLVDIIDRSSTPRMPWHDVGVCLVGAAARDVARHFIQRWNAVKLEKMRDNANFPYLMPKSYNNIRLNPNITLKRQNRVTCQLLRSASSWSCGFIEQDLVEQSIHDAYIQTITKAQHFIYIENQFFITMQLGATGAYGNVRNQIGETLFKRIVRAHKERKTFRVFVIIPLLPGFEGDVGGSTGNAVRAITHWNYASISRGRSGILTRLQEVGIKDPGEYISFHSLRTNSQLNNNPITELIYVHSKLLIADDRVVICGSANINDRSMIGKRDSEIAAIITDEEFEDGRMNGKKYPSGVFAGRLRKFLFKEHLGLLDPDAERMPIDVTDPVIDQFWNGMWRRTATRNTELYEEIFKCLPTDKVKSYADLRKYQEEPPLCKSDPEMAMKRVANIQGFLVNLPLDFLNKEVLKPPGTSKEGLIPTAVWT